In Micromonospora sp. LH3U1, one genomic interval encodes:
- a CDS encoding tyrosine recombinase XerC: protein MSRPDRGTRAMHQALPPALREAVDDFAEHLSRVRNRSAHTVRAYVTDLVSLLDHAVRMGCVDLPDLDLSVLRSWLARQRTTGAARTSLARRAASARAFSAWAHRAGLLPADVGAALASPRAHRELPSVLRADQAAALVEAPARQAPTAESPPAGPGSNATEEATTEAVPLRDRVLLELLYATGVRVSEACGLDVGDVDHGRRVIRVFGKGGRERSVPYGVPAQRALDDWLRRGRPAMVGARSGDALLLGTRGGRLNPTTARQIVGAYAEAAGLPRTSPHGLRHSAATHLLEGGADLRAVQELLGHSSLASTQIYTHVSVERLRAAYRQAHPRA from the coding sequence ATGAGCCGGCCGGACCGGGGGACCCGGGCCATGCACCAGGCACTACCGCCGGCGCTGCGTGAGGCGGTCGACGACTTCGCCGAGCACCTGTCCCGGGTTCGTAACCGGTCGGCGCACACCGTCCGCGCGTACGTCACCGATCTCGTCTCCCTGCTCGACCACGCCGTCCGGATGGGCTGCGTCGACCTGCCCGACCTGGACCTGTCGGTGCTGCGTAGCTGGCTGGCGCGGCAGCGCACCACCGGTGCGGCCCGCACGTCGTTGGCCCGGCGGGCCGCGTCGGCGCGGGCGTTCAGCGCCTGGGCGCACCGGGCCGGGCTGCTCCCCGCCGACGTGGGCGCCGCGCTGGCCAGCCCGCGCGCACACCGGGAGCTGCCCAGCGTTCTGCGCGCCGACCAGGCGGCCGCTCTGGTCGAGGCGCCAGCCCGGCAGGCGCCGACTGCGGAATCACCACCAGCGGGACCGGGATCGAACGCAACGGAAGAGGCCACGACCGAGGCAGTGCCGCTGCGCGACCGGGTGCTGCTCGAACTGCTCTACGCCACCGGCGTACGGGTCAGCGAGGCCTGCGGGCTGGATGTCGGCGACGTCGACCACGGCCGGCGGGTGATCCGAGTGTTCGGCAAGGGCGGACGGGAGCGCTCGGTGCCGTACGGGGTGCCCGCACAGCGGGCGTTGGACGACTGGTTACGCCGGGGCCGCCCGGCAATGGTGGGCGCCCGCTCCGGCGACGCGCTGCTACTTGGTACCCGGGGTGGTCGGCTCAACCCGACGACCGCGCGTCAGATCGTCGGTGCGTACGCCGAGGCTGCTGGCCTGCCCCGGACCAGTCCGCACGGTCTGCGCCACTCCGCGGCCACCCACCTCCTGGAGGGCGGTGCGGACCTGCGTGCCGTCCAGGAGCTACTGGGCCACTCGTCGTTGGCCAGCACGCAGATCTACACGCACGTCTCGGTGGAGCGGCTGCGCGCCGCCTACCGCCAGGCCCATCCGCGCGCCTGA
- the dprA gene encoding DNA-processing protein DprA: MSADEERRLARVALTWLAEPGTRAVHHLVERLGPVATLDLLLDGGSPDGWLHTTVAARSAAGDARAVAAEALDRADRLGARLVTPDDEEWPARVAGLATLHLPDVTRRVDGETAPPLCFWVRGSWPLGEALERSVAVVGARAATGYGQHVATELAYGLAERDWTVVSGGAFGIDAAAHRGALNAGGLTVAVLACGLDRPYPMGNAALFDRIADTGLLVSEWPPGAEPLRPRFLIRNRVIAGGTLGTVVVEASARSGATQTARRAIFTNRVAMVVPGPVTSAMSVGAHELLREFPTKARLVTGVAQVLEEVGRIGADLAPPARGPQRAADTLDDDARSLLEALPRRGAMDVDRLAARAGVDLRTALRKLSLLEELSMVVRRDDGYTLTPPAKPKRGASAPSAAKTSGSAQGAGGGRPLV; encoded by the coding sequence GTGAGCGCCGACGAGGAACGCAGGCTTGCTCGGGTCGCCCTGACCTGGCTGGCCGAGCCGGGCACCCGCGCGGTGCACCACCTGGTCGAACGGCTCGGACCGGTGGCGACCCTGGACCTGCTGCTCGACGGCGGCAGCCCGGACGGCTGGCTGCACACCACGGTGGCCGCCCGGTCGGCGGCCGGTGACGCCCGGGCGGTGGCGGCGGAGGCGTTGGACCGGGCGGACCGGCTCGGTGCCCGGCTGGTCACGCCGGACGACGAGGAGTGGCCAGCCCGGGTGGCTGGCCTGGCCACGCTGCACCTGCCGGACGTCACCCGCCGGGTGGACGGTGAGACCGCCCCACCGCTCTGCTTCTGGGTACGCGGAAGCTGGCCGCTGGGCGAGGCCCTGGAGCGCTCGGTCGCCGTGGTCGGGGCGCGGGCGGCCACCGGCTACGGCCAGCACGTCGCCACTGAGCTGGCGTACGGGCTGGCCGAGCGGGACTGGACGGTCGTGTCCGGTGGCGCGTTCGGCATCGACGCTGCCGCCCATCGGGGTGCCCTCAACGCGGGCGGCCTGACGGTCGCGGTGCTCGCCTGTGGACTGGACCGGCCGTATCCGATGGGCAACGCCGCGCTCTTCGACCGGATCGCCGACACCGGGTTGCTGGTCAGCGAGTGGCCGCCCGGTGCCGAGCCGCTGCGGCCCCGCTTCCTGATCCGCAACCGGGTGATCGCCGGAGGCACCCTGGGGACCGTCGTGGTGGAGGCGTCGGCCCGCAGCGGCGCGACGCAGACCGCTCGGCGAGCCATCTTCACCAATCGGGTGGCCATGGTGGTGCCGGGGCCGGTGACCTCGGCGATGTCCGTCGGCGCGCACGAGTTACTCCGCGAGTTCCCCACCAAGGCCCGGCTGGTCACCGGCGTGGCGCAGGTGCTCGAGGAGGTGGGCCGGATCGGCGCGGACCTGGCCCCGCCGGCACGAGGACCGCAGCGGGCGGCCGACACGCTCGACGACGACGCGCGGTCGCTGCTGGAGGCGTTGCCGCGCAGGGGGGCGATGGACGTGGACCGGCTCGCCGCCCGCGCCGGTGTCGACCTGCGGACCGCGCTGCGCAAGCTGTCCCTGCTGGAGGAGTTGTCCATGGTGGTCCGTCGCGACGACGGCTACACCCTCACCCCGCCCGCCAAACCGAAGCGCGGGGCCTCTGCGCCGTCGGCGGCGAAAACGTCCGGGTCAGCCCAGGGTGCTGGCGGGGGACGACCCCTCGTCTAG
- a CDS encoding YifB family Mg chelatase-like AAA ATPase: MSYAKVLCVGLVGVTGHLVEVEADLAAGLPAVVISGLPDTALHEARDRVRAAVVNSGQRWPNRRITLNLLPATLPKFGSAFDLAIAAALLGGSGELPLLPLEGVVVLGELGLDGTVRPVRGVLPMVAAAAQAGVGRVIVPVGNAAEAAVIPGVRVRAVDTLHRLVAFVRDGTPLIEPPTATPAPMVGGPDLAEVAGQQMGRRALEVAAAGGHHVALLGPPGAGKTMLAERLPSILPELDDDAALEVTALHSVAGLLPPGGQLLRRPPFQAPHHTATVPSLVGGGSGLARPGAVSLAHRGVLFLDEAPEFTKGALEALRQPLEHGRIHLSRSGGGTVYPARTQLVLAANPCPCAKPAGDAHCECTPLARRRYLGRLSGPLLDRIDVQVRLMPVRAAELMAPDGDAEPSATVAARVAAARQAAATRWAGLGRRLNAEVDGPLLRRPPWRLPAKVTAELRGRLDSGSLSARGFDRVIRMAWTIADLDGRDRPDLNDVREAIQLRTGEAT, translated from the coding sequence ATGAGCTACGCGAAGGTGCTCTGCGTGGGCCTGGTCGGGGTCACCGGCCACCTGGTCGAGGTGGAGGCCGACCTGGCCGCCGGCCTACCGGCGGTGGTGATCTCCGGTCTGCCGGACACCGCCCTGCACGAGGCCCGCGACCGGGTGCGCGCGGCCGTAGTCAACTCCGGCCAGCGCTGGCCCAACCGGCGGATCACCCTCAACCTGCTGCCCGCCACGCTGCCAAAATTCGGTTCGGCCTTCGACCTGGCCATCGCCGCGGCGCTGCTGGGCGGCTCGGGTGAGCTGCCTCTGCTCCCACTGGAGGGGGTGGTGGTCCTCGGCGAGTTGGGGCTGGACGGGACGGTCCGGCCGGTGCGCGGCGTGCTCCCGATGGTCGCCGCCGCAGCCCAGGCCGGCGTCGGTCGCGTGATCGTTCCGGTCGGCAACGCCGCCGAGGCCGCGGTCATCCCCGGGGTACGGGTGCGCGCGGTGGACACCCTGCACCGCCTGGTCGCCTTCGTTCGTGACGGGACCCCGCTGATCGAGCCGCCAACGGCCACCCCGGCACCGATGGTCGGTGGGCCGGATCTCGCCGAGGTCGCCGGGCAGCAGATGGGCCGGCGCGCGTTGGAGGTCGCCGCCGCCGGCGGGCACCACGTGGCACTGCTCGGCCCGCCGGGTGCCGGCAAGACGATGCTCGCCGAACGGCTGCCGTCGATCCTGCCCGAGTTGGACGACGACGCGGCGCTGGAGGTGACCGCCCTGCACTCGGTCGCCGGGCTGTTGCCACCGGGCGGTCAACTGCTGCGTCGCCCACCGTTCCAGGCACCGCACCACACCGCGACGGTGCCATCGCTGGTCGGTGGGGGCTCGGGGCTGGCCCGACCCGGGGCGGTGTCGCTGGCGCACCGCGGCGTGCTCTTCCTCGACGAGGCCCCCGAGTTCACCAAGGGCGCGTTGGAGGCACTGCGCCAGCCCTTGGAACACGGCCGCATCCACCTGAGTCGCAGCGGGGGCGGCACCGTCTACCCGGCCCGGACCCAGTTGGTGCTGGCCGCCAATCCCTGCCCCTGTGCCAAGCCGGCCGGCGACGCGCACTGCGAGTGCACCCCGCTGGCCCGCCGCCGCTACCTGGGCCGGCTCTCCGGGCCGCTGCTCGACCGGATCGACGTGCAGGTGCGGCTGATGCCGGTGCGGGCGGCGGAGCTGATGGCACCCGACGGTGACGCCGAGCCCTCGGCGACGGTCGCCGCCCGGGTTGCGGCGGCCCGACAGGCGGCGGCCACCCGCTGGGCCGGTCTCGGCCGGCGGCTCAACGCCGAGGTGGACGGTCCGCTCCTGCGCCGACCGCCGTGGCGGCTGCCCGCGAAGGTCACCGCCGAACTGCGTGGCCGGCTCGACTCCGGCTCGCTGTCGGCACGCGGCTTCGACCGGGTGATCCGGATGGCCTGGACCATCGCTGACCTGGACGGCCGGGACCGGCCAGACCTGAACGACGTCCGGGAAGCGATCCAACTACGAACGGGGGAGGCGACGTGA
- a CDS encoding YraN family protein, with protein sequence MTKRNQAVGAYGERCAARHLTEAGLRPIARNWRCSAGEIDIIAWDGPVLAFCEVKTRRGDDFGTPAEAVVPAKARRLRGLAARWLTETGTTAEEVRFDVLSVRLPDAGPAQVDHLKGAF encoded by the coding sequence ATGACTAAGCGGAACCAGGCGGTTGGCGCGTACGGCGAGCGGTGCGCCGCCCGGCACCTGACCGAGGCGGGGCTGCGCCCCATCGCCCGAAACTGGCGCTGCTCGGCCGGGGAGATCGACATCATCGCGTGGGACGGGCCGGTGCTCGCCTTCTGCGAGGTGAAGACCCGCCGGGGCGATGACTTCGGCACACCGGCCGAGGCTGTCGTACCGGCCAAGGCCCGCCGGCTGCGTGGGCTCGCCGCGCGTTGGCTGACCGAGACCGGCACGACCGCCGAGGAGGTGCGTTTCGACGTGCTGTCGGTGCGGCTGCCCGATGCCGGTCCGGCGCAGGTCGACCACCTCAAGGGCGCGTTCTGA
- the rpsB gene encoding 30S ribosomal protein S2 encodes MAVVTMRQLLESGVHFGHQTRRWNPKMKRFIMTERNGIYIIDLRQTLEYIEKAYEFVRGTVAEGGSILFVGTKKQAQEAIADQATRVGQPYVNHRWLGGMLTNFQTVYKRLQRMKELEGLGDLSGTAAGYTKKETLQLSREKIKLTRTLGGLRDMQKLPAAVWIVDTKKEHIAVDEARKLGIPVIAVLDTNCDPDEVDFPIPGNDDAIRSAELLTKVVAAAVADGLIARSSRRRGNDEKPEGVASDEPLTEWERELLEPKKADEAAPAEQPAAAAAAEQPAAPAEQPAAAAEQPAAPEQPAQVATEQPATATAE; translated from the coding sequence ATGGCCGTCGTGACCATGCGCCAGCTGCTGGAGAGCGGTGTCCACTTCGGGCACCAGACCCGGCGCTGGAACCCGAAGATGAAGCGCTTCATCATGACCGAGCGCAACGGCATCTACATCATCGACCTGCGCCAGACCCTCGAGTACATCGAGAAGGCGTACGAGTTCGTGCGTGGGACCGTCGCCGAGGGCGGCAGCATCCTGTTCGTCGGCACCAAGAAGCAGGCCCAGGAAGCGATCGCCGATCAGGCGACCCGGGTCGGCCAGCCGTACGTCAACCACCGCTGGCTCGGTGGCATGCTGACCAACTTCCAGACCGTGTACAAGCGGCTCCAGCGGATGAAGGAGCTGGAGGGCCTGGGTGACCTCAGCGGCACTGCCGCCGGTTACACCAAGAAGGAGACCCTGCAGCTCTCCCGCGAGAAGATCAAGCTGACCCGCACCCTCGGTGGTCTGCGGGACATGCAGAAGCTTCCCGCCGCGGTCTGGATCGTCGACACCAAGAAGGAGCACATCGCCGTCGACGAGGCCCGCAAGCTGGGCATCCCGGTGATCGCGGTGCTGGACACCAACTGTGACCCGGACGAGGTCGACTTCCCGATCCCGGGCAACGACGACGCGATCCGGTCGGCCGAGCTGCTGACCAAGGTCGTCGCGGCCGCCGTCGCGGATGGTCTGATCGCGCGTTCCAGCCGTCGTCGTGGCAACGACGAGAAGCCCGAGGGTGTCGCGAGCGACGAGCCGCTGACCGAGTGGGAGCGCGAGCTGCTCGAGCCGAAGAAGGCCGACGAGGCCGCCCCGGCCGAGCAGCCTGCCGCTGCCGCCGCCGCCGAGCAGCCCGCTGCCCCGGCCGAGCAGCCCGCCGCTGCCGCCGAGCAGCCCGCCGCCCCGGAGCAGCCGGCGCAGGTCGCCACCGAGCAGCCGGCGACCGCTACCGCGGAGTGA
- the tsf gene encoding translation elongation factor Ts: MSQITAADVKKLRDLTGAGMMDSKKALTEAEGDFDKAIEILRVKGAKDVGKRAGRTAANGLVAHSGKALLEVNCETDFVAKTESFIALAQQLVEHGERAGVNSAEELLATELDGKVVADLIQEQSAKIGEKLVLNRFARVEGTTAVYLHRKAQDLPPAVGVLVSYTGKTDEAGDADARGVAMQIAAMRPKYLTRDEVPAEVVESERRIAEQTAREENKPEAALPKIIEGRVNSFFKDYVLIEQSSVSDNKKSVKQLLAEAGIEITRFVRFEVGQA; the protein is encoded by the coding sequence ATGTCCCAAATCACCGCCGCGGACGTCAAGAAGCTCCGCGACCTCACCGGCGCCGGCATGATGGACAGCAAGAAGGCGCTGACCGAGGCCGAGGGCGACTTCGACAAGGCCATCGAGATCCTGCGCGTCAAGGGCGCCAAGGACGTCGGCAAGCGGGCCGGCCGTACGGCCGCCAACGGGCTGGTCGCCCACTCCGGCAAGGCGCTGCTCGAGGTCAACTGCGAGACCGACTTCGTCGCCAAGACCGAGTCGTTCATCGCGTTGGCCCAGCAGCTGGTCGAGCACGGCGAGCGCGCCGGCGTGAACAGCGCCGAGGAGCTGCTCGCCACCGAGCTCGACGGCAAGGTCGTCGCGGACCTGATCCAGGAGCAGTCCGCCAAGATCGGCGAGAAGCTGGTGCTCAACCGGTTCGCCCGGGTCGAGGGCACCACCGCCGTCTACCTGCACCGCAAGGCCCAGGACCTTCCGCCGGCCGTTGGTGTGCTGGTGTCGTACACCGGCAAGACCGACGAGGCGGGCGACGCCGATGCCCGTGGTGTGGCCATGCAGATCGCCGCGATGCGGCCGAAGTACCTCACCCGGGACGAGGTTCCGGCTGAGGTCGTCGAGTCCGAGCGGCGCATCGCCGAGCAGACCGCCCGCGAGGAGAACAAGCCCGAGGCGGCCCTGCCGAAGATCATCGAGGGTCGGGTGAACTCCTTCTTCAAGGACTACGTCCTGATCGAGCAGTCGTCCGTGTCTGACAACAAGAAGTCGGTGAAGCAGCTGCTGGCCGAGGCCGGCATCGAGATCACCCGCTTCGTGCGGTTCGAGGTCGGCCAGGCCTGA
- the pyrH gene encoding UMP kinase, which produces MTQVVSDRTLAVDDPTAPPLGRARRVVLKLSGEVFGGGAIGVDPDVVQAIARQIATVVRRGVQVSVVVGGGNFFRGAELQKRGMDRARADYMGMLGTVMNCLALQDFLEKEGIETRVQSAITMAQVAEPYIPLRAIRHLEKGRVVIFGAGAGMPYFSTDTVAAQRALEIRADVVLMSKNGVDGVYTADPRIDPTASKLDSITFSEALRRNLRVADAAAFSLCMENGLPMLVFGAQGDDTIIRAVGGDKIGTLITA; this is translated from the coding sequence ATGACGCAGGTTGTGAGTGACCGAACGCTGGCGGTGGACGATCCGACGGCACCGCCGCTGGGGCGTGCCCGGCGGGTGGTCCTGAAGCTCTCCGGTGAGGTGTTCGGTGGCGGCGCGATCGGCGTCGACCCGGACGTCGTCCAGGCCATCGCCCGGCAGATCGCCACCGTGGTCCGCCGCGGCGTGCAGGTCTCCGTCGTGGTTGGCGGCGGCAACTTTTTCCGCGGCGCGGAGCTGCAGAAGCGCGGAATGGACCGGGCCCGCGCCGACTACATGGGCATGCTCGGCACCGTGATGAACTGCCTCGCGCTTCAGGACTTCCTGGAGAAGGAAGGCATCGAGACCCGGGTGCAGAGCGCCATCACCATGGCCCAGGTCGCCGAGCCGTACATTCCGCTGCGGGCGATCCGGCACCTGGAGAAGGGCCGTGTGGTCATCTTCGGCGCCGGCGCCGGGATGCCGTACTTCTCCACCGACACGGTGGCCGCCCAGCGGGCTCTGGAAATCCGTGCCGACGTGGTGCTGATGAGCAAGAACGGCGTGGACGGCGTCTACACCGCCGACCCCCGGATCGACCCCACCGCCAGCAAGCTCGACTCGATCACCTTCTCCGAGGCGCTGCGCCGCAACCTGCGGGTGGCCGACGCGGCGGCATTCAGCCTCTGCATGGAGAACGGCCTGCCGATGCTGGTCTTCGGTGCGCAGGGTGACGACACCATCATCCGCGCGGTGGGTGGCGACAAGATCGGCACCCTGATCACCGCCTGA
- the frr gene encoding ribosome recycling factor, with product MIDDTLLEAEEKMERAVEHAKEEFGAIRTGRANPAMFSKVIIDYYGTPTPLTQMASIAIPEPRMAIIKPYDNSQINAMEKAIRDSDLGVNPNNEGTQLRILLPQMTEERRRDMIKVARHKGEEAKVAIRNVRRRGKEELDRIVKDGEAGEDDGRRAEKELDDLTQRYVASIDDLVKHKETELLEV from the coding sequence GTGATCGACGACACCCTCCTCGAGGCCGAGGAGAAGATGGAGCGTGCGGTTGAGCACGCCAAGGAGGAGTTCGGCGCCATCCGCACCGGTCGCGCCAACCCCGCCATGTTCTCGAAGGTCATCATCGACTACTACGGCACGCCCACGCCGCTGACGCAGATGGCGTCCATCGCGATCCCTGAGCCGCGGATGGCCATCATCAAGCCGTACGACAACTCGCAGATCAATGCGATGGAGAAGGCGATCCGCGACTCGGACCTCGGGGTGAACCCGAACAACGAGGGCACTCAGCTGCGCATCCTGCTTCCGCAGATGACCGAGGAGCGCCGCCGCGACATGATCAAGGTGGCCCGGCACAAGGGCGAGGAAGCCAAGGTGGCGATCCGTAACGTCCGCCGCCGTGGCAAGGAAGAACTGGATCGGATCGTCAAGGACGGCGAGGCTGGCGAGGACGACGGTCGCCGCGCCGAGAAGGAACTCGACGACCTGACCCAGCGCTACGTGGCCAGCATCGACGACCTGGTCAAGCACAAGGAGACCGAGCTGCTCGAGGTGTGA
- a CDS encoding phosphatidate cytidylyltransferase, which translates to MSHPDPYGNEPRGWDRPESPVTLPWPDQDLDAGQWSRRPAAGPELYADPHTRPYADPRPTDPYDENGRAVRPDDRDRFDDRDRHDRFDDRDRYEEDRNQPGRYDDLGRGDQYADRLPDTADGPARFDGPDRGRFDEPARFNGPEHPARDLPARLDDPGYPTEQLAPVRAELAPDDAAATGRRSRGRRRASADRPATQQLGNGRAGRNLPAAIGVGLGLGALIVVPLVFYPLAFLPVIALAIAIGIWEMARAVRRSGAHPPLVPLIAGGVLTVGLAWFAGPDALSLGLLVTVLGTMIWRLGDGPAGFQRDLTAATLIAVYVPFLGGFAALLAAAPDDGRLRILATLIAVVLSDTGGYAAGVTFGRHPMAPSISPKKSWEGFAGSVTAAALGSALLLWLMFEVAPWWGALFGVAVSCAAVLGDLAESMIKRDLGVKDMSNLLPGHGGLMDRLDSILFAVPTAYLLLAVFVPVVN; encoded by the coding sequence ATGTCCCACCCCGACCCCTACGGCAACGAGCCTCGCGGCTGGGACCGTCCGGAGAGCCCTGTGACACTGCCCTGGCCCGATCAGGACCTGGATGCCGGCCAGTGGAGCCGCCGTCCGGCTGCCGGCCCTGAGCTGTACGCCGACCCGCACACCCGGCCGTACGCCGACCCACGCCCGACGGACCCGTACGACGAGAATGGCCGGGCGGTCCGTCCGGACGACCGGGACCGCTTCGACGACCGCGACCGGCACGATCGTTTCGACGACCGCGACCGGTACGAGGAGGACCGCAACCAGCCCGGCCGGTACGACGATCTGGGTCGCGGCGACCAGTACGCCGACCGCCTGCCCGACACCGCCGACGGTCCGGCCCGGTTCGACGGCCCGGACCGAGGGCGCTTTGACGAGCCCGCCCGTTTCAACGGCCCGGAGCACCCGGCCCGAGACTTGCCCGCCCGCCTCGACGACCCCGGTTATCCGACCGAGCAGCTCGCGCCCGTTCGGGCCGAGCTGGCGCCGGACGATGCTGCGGCGACCGGTCGACGGTCGAGAGGTCGACGCCGGGCCAGCGCCGATCGACCCGCCACCCAGCAGTTGGGCAACGGACGGGCCGGCCGTAACCTCCCGGCGGCGATCGGGGTGGGGCTCGGCCTCGGCGCGCTGATCGTGGTGCCGCTGGTCTTCTACCCGTTGGCGTTCCTGCCGGTGATCGCCCTCGCGATCGCGATCGGCATCTGGGAGATGGCCCGGGCGGTCCGGCGCAGCGGCGCCCACCCACCACTGGTGCCGTTGATCGCCGGTGGCGTGCTGACCGTGGGTCTGGCCTGGTTCGCCGGTCCGGACGCGCTCAGCCTGGGGCTGCTGGTCACCGTGCTGGGCACCATGATCTGGCGGCTGGGTGACGGTCCGGCCGGCTTCCAGCGGGATCTCACCGCGGCCACCCTGATCGCCGTCTACGTGCCGTTCCTCGGCGGGTTCGCGGCGCTGCTGGCGGCGGCCCCCGACGACGGTCGGCTACGCATCCTGGCCACCCTGATCGCGGTGGTCCTCTCCGACACCGGCGGGTACGCGGCCGGCGTCACCTTCGGTCGACACCCGATGGCCCCGTCGATCAGCCCGAAGAAGTCCTGGGAGGGTTTCGCCGGCTCGGTCACCGCGGCGGCTTTGGGCAGCGCGCTGCTGCTGTGGCTGATGTTCGAGGTGGCCCCCTGGTGGGGTGCGCTGTTCGGGGTGGCCGTCTCCTGCGCGGCGGTCCTCGGCGACCTGGCCGAGTCGATGATCAAGCGGGATCTCGGTGTCAAGGACATGAGCAACCTGCTGCCCGGCCACGGCGGTCTGATGGACCGACTGGACTCGATCCTGTTCGCGGTGCCGACCGCCTACCTGCTGCTGGCGGTCTTCGTGCCGGTGGTGAACTGA